The following nucleotide sequence is from Streptomyces sp. NBC_00239.
GGTGGCCGAAGTCTTCGACGCGTAACCCTCACCACCCCCGATGGGGCCGGCCCCGCACCCGCGGAGCCGGCCCCATCGGCGTGCGAGCCGGCCCTCAGCCCGAGCGGGCCGCCGCCCCCTGAGGGTCACAGCCAGCCTCGCCGGCGCACTCCCAGCCTCGCCGGCGTTTGAGGCGCGGGTCCGGGCGGAGCCCGGTGCCCGGCGGAGCCGGGTTGCAGTCTTGGGGCTCCGCCCCAAACCCCGCGCCTCAAACGCCGGCGAGGCTGGGAATTGCACCCCGCGGCGTCGGCAAGGCTGCATCGGCCCGCTCAGGCAGAGGTTCGCCTCGAACGCCGGCGAAGCCGGTAGCGGCGTCAGCGGGGCGGGTACGGCGCGCCCGGCATCGGACGGGCGACGGACAGGGTCGGGTGGGTCTCGGACCAGGCGCGGCGGTCACGGCTGAGCACGCGCCGCGCGGCACCGTAGTGGTCCCCCGGCGGCGCCGTCTCGTCCATGGCCCGCTCCGCCACCGCCATCGCCCCGACGAACTCCCGCCCCGACGCGGTCAGTTCGGGCGCGGCGCCCAGCCCCGGCAGCACCGCCGCCACCTGCGTCCGGTACCGCGCATGATGCGTCCACGCCCCCCTCGCCCCGTACAGCGCGGCCCGCTGCCAGTACCCGGCCAGCGCCAGGCGCGCGTACGTGCCGCGCAGCAGCGCGTCCAGGCTCCGCGGGTCGGCCCGCCAGGGCGCCCAGTGCCGCGGCGTCCGGTCGGCGGTGTGCAGCGCGATCAGGTCCGTGAGCGCGGCGAGCTTGCCGTGCTGGACCTCGTACACGAGCGTGGCGGCGAGCGCGGGCGGCGCCTGCCCGCGGGCGAGTACGGAGCCGGGCGCGGCCGGCACGGTGGCCCCGGCGGCTCGGGCCCCGCCGGCCAACGGGACGACGCTGCGCAGCAGTTGGACGGCCTCGCCGGCGCGCGCCGTGTCGTAGCGCGCCAGCAGCGTCAGCGCGCCGGTCCACTGGGTGTCCCAGCGCTTGTGTCCGCGGGCGGTCAGCCGCCGGGCGGCCCGGACGGCGGCGGGTCCGGCGCCGGGCGCCCGGTAGGGGTCGAGGTCGTCGAGGGCGGTGCGGCCGCCGGGCAGCGTGTGCAGCGGCAGGGCGGCGGGGTCCGCGGGGTCCCAGGCGCCCTCGGCGAGGGTGTACGGGCCCGGGCCGGGCGGCCGCAGGATGCCGAGGGTGGGCAGGGCGATCCGGCCCTGTACGGGCTTCAGCACGGCTTTGAAGGAGAGCCCGGCGCGCAGTGCGGCGGCGACGGCGACCGATCCGAGGTGGCCGAGGTCGGGCGGCGGGCCGCCTGGGGTCCGCAGCCGGTGCAGGGTCTCCTCGGCCCACAGTCCGGTGGCGGGGTACTGG
It contains:
- a CDS encoding aKG-HExxH-type peptide beta-hydroxylase: MSSAVLRELAGTEPSAAGTRLLEDIRHAKRIRLLRAVLDAAPPGPAADHRALLEEAERHAPGPVHDVLQYPATGLWAEETLHRLRTPGGPPPDLGHLGSVAVAAALRAGLSFKAVLKPVQGRIALPTLGILRPPGPGPYTLAEGAWDPADPAALPLHTLPGGRTALDDLDPYRAPGAGPAAVRAARRLTARGHKRWDTQWTGALTLLARYDTARAGEAVQLLRSVVPLAGGARAAGATVPAAPGSVLARGQAPPALAATLVYEVQHGKLAALTDLIALHTADRTPRHWAPWRADPRSLDALLRGTYARLALAGYWQRAALYGARGAWTHHARYRTQVAAVLPGLGAAPELTASGREFVGAMAVAERAMDETAPPGDHYGAARRVLSRDRRAWSETHPTLSVARPMPGAPYPPR